Proteins found in one Methylosinus sp. PW1 genomic segment:
- a CDS encoding ABC transporter permease encodes MSSNDAKPRPGQRPAPGAAKEAVLEEVLGRETPLVPTSSIAGRSLVIVIAIMTFLAALSAGAALMVADASVDWRREVAREASVQIRPLPGRDIEADVSKATSVLVAAEGVRDVRVYTKAESEALLAPWLGQGLDFAELPAPRMIVVKLDDSRRADLDALRRELAQALPSAALDDHRLWVERLGQMARTVVAVAALVFVLIVVAMGLAVAFATRAAMVGNREIIEVLHLVGAADKYIAQQFQRRFLVLGLRGGFIGGASAMGFFLFAGYLANRWTATPDGDQLEAMFGSFSLGPLGFTVVGLISAAAGLLTGFMSQEIVFRQLRRLDRAE; translated from the coding sequence ATGTCTTCGAATGACGCCAAGCCCCGCCCCGGCCAGCGCCCGGCGCCCGGCGCGGCCAAGGAGGCCGTGCTCGAGGAGGTCCTCGGCCGGGAGACGCCGCTCGTCCCCACCTCCTCCATCGCCGGACGCTCGCTGGTCATCGTCATCGCCATTATGACCTTTCTGGCGGCGCTCTCGGCCGGGGCGGCGCTGATGGTCGCCGACGCCAGCGTCGATTGGCGGCGCGAGGTGGCGCGCGAGGCCAGCGTGCAGATCCGCCCCCTGCCCGGCCGCGACATAGAAGCCGATGTGAGCAAGGCCACCTCGGTCCTCGTCGCCGCCGAGGGCGTGCGCGACGTGCGCGTCTATACGAAGGCGGAGTCGGAGGCGCTGCTCGCCCCCTGGCTCGGCCAGGGCCTCGATTTCGCCGAGCTGCCGGCCCCGCGCATGATCGTCGTCAAGCTGGACGACAGCCGCCGCGCCGATCTCGACGCGTTGCGCCGCGAGCTGGCCCAGGCGCTGCCGAGCGCGGCGCTGGACGATCACCGACTGTGGGTGGAGCGGCTCGGCCAGATGGCGCGCACTGTGGTGGCGGTGGCGGCGCTGGTCTTCGTGCTGATCGTGGTCGCCATGGGCCTCGCCGTCGCCTTCGCCACGCGGGCGGCCATGGTCGGCAATCGCGAGATCATAGAGGTGCTGCATCTCGTCGGCGCGGCGGACAAATATATCGCCCAGCAGTTCCAGCGGCGCTTCCTGGTGCTGGGGCTGCGCGGCGGCTTCATCGGCGGCGCCTCGGCCATGGGCTTTTTTCTCTTCGCCGGCTATCTCGCCAATCGCTGGACCGCGACGCCGGACGGCGATCAGCTGGAGGCCATGTTCGGCAGCTTCTCGCTGGGGCCGCTCGGCTTCACCGTCGTCGGCCTCATCTCGGCCGCCGCCGGGCTGCTCACCGGCTTCATGTCTCAGGAGATCGTGTTCCGCCAATTGCGGCGTCTGGATAGGGCCGAGTAA
- a CDS encoding YdcF family protein produces MRAHARYGRAGGWAAPGRWRLAVLALFCFLASAFVAGFIGFALSLERTESTLTVQADGVVVLTGGSDRVYEAGGLLARGQARRLLITGVNRATRGHEIAKLLPVSRELFECCVDLGYRAQDTIGNARETRDWAQAHGIGAGSLIIVTSNYHMPRALAELSAALPGAELYPFAVVSDHLRVEDWLDDLAVTRLIAAEYVKYLYVLLRTRLLEPGLSATALAPAETARLTAQAR; encoded by the coding sequence TTGCGAGCGCATGCGCGATACGGGAGAGCAGGAGGATGGGCCGCGCCCGGACGCTGGCGCCTCGCGGTCCTCGCCCTCTTCTGCTTTCTGGCCTCCGCCTTCGTGGCCGGCTTCATCGGCTTCGCCCTCTCGCTGGAGCGGACCGAATCGACCCTGACCGTGCAGGCCGATGGCGTCGTCGTGCTGACCGGCGGCTCCGACCGCGTCTATGAGGCGGGCGGGCTCCTGGCGCGCGGCCAGGCGCGCCGGCTGCTCATCACCGGGGTCAATCGGGCGACGCGCGGCCATGAGATCGCCAAGCTGCTGCCGGTTTCCCGGGAGCTGTTCGAATGCTGCGTCGATCTCGGCTACCGCGCCCAGGACACGATCGGCAATGCGCGGGAGACGCGCGACTGGGCGCAGGCGCATGGAATCGGCGCAGGCTCGCTCATCATCGTCACCTCCAATTACCATATGCCACGCGCTCTGGCCGAGCTGTCGGCGGCGCTGCCGGGGGCGGAACTCTATCCTTTCGCCGTGGTCAGCGACCATCTTCGCGTCGAGGACTGGCTCGACGATCTCGCCGTGACGCGGCTCATCGCGGCCGAATATGTCAAATATCTCTACGTCCTGTTGCGCACCCGGCTGCTGGAGCCGGGTCTTTCCGCAACGGCTCTCGCCCCGGCCGAGACCGCCCGCCTCACGGCGCAAGCGCGCTGA
- a CDS encoding 1-acyl-sn-glycerol-3-phosphate acyltransferase, protein MLLLRSLLFHIAFFVSLMALQIIWLPALLMKRHASMTLGRVWGRTSLFWLEKIVGLKFEFRGLENIPKGPVIVACKHQSTWETFVLPLHSPDFSYILKRELVFIPFFGWYLMGAEQIGIDRAKGGKLLPQLIEKTKALFAQGRQLFIFPEGTRRPAGAPPLYKFGVAMLYRETGAACLPVALNSGLFWARKAFIVRPGTVVIEYLPIIPPGLEPRDFFERMQNTIESASDRLIVEAVAQDPSLAAVVERGRKTAPASA, encoded by the coding sequence ATGCTCCTCCTGCGCTCGCTGCTGTTCCACATCGCTTTCTTCGTCAGCCTCATGGCGCTGCAGATCATCTGGCTGCCGGCGCTGCTGATGAAGCGGCACGCCTCCATGACGCTCGGCCGCGTCTGGGGGCGAACGTCGCTCTTCTGGCTCGAGAAGATCGTCGGGCTGAAATTCGAGTTTCGCGGCCTCGAGAATATTCCGAAAGGGCCGGTCATCGTCGCCTGCAAGCATCAGTCGACGTGGGAGACCTTCGTCCTCCCGCTGCATTCGCCGGATTTCTCCTATATTCTCAAGCGCGAGCTGGTGTTCATCCCCTTTTTCGGCTGGTACCTCATGGGCGCCGAGCAGATCGGCATCGATCGCGCCAAGGGCGGCAAGCTGCTGCCGCAGCTGATCGAGAAGACCAAGGCGCTGTTCGCGCAAGGCCGGCAATTGTTCATCTTTCCGGAGGGGACGCGGCGGCCGGCGGGCGCGCCGCCGCTCTATAAGTTCGGCGTCGCGATGCTCTATCGCGAGACCGGCGCGGCCTGCCTGCCGGTGGCGCTGAATTCCGGCCTGTTCTGGGCGCGTAAGGCCTTCATCGTGCGGCCGGGAACCGTGGTCATCGAATATCTGCCGATCATCCCGCCGGGCCTCGAGCCGCGGGACTTTTTCGAGCGCATGCAGAACACGATCGAAAGCGCCTCCGACCGCCTCATCGTGGAGGCGGTGGCGCAAGATCCTTCGCTCGCCGCCGTCGTCGAGCGCGGACGCAAGACTGCGCCGGCGAGCGCCTGA
- a CDS encoding dihydroorotase codes for MPTHAPLLFVNARLVDPASGVETRGGLLVLDGKIADLGPALTAESAPQGAQIVDCAGDVLAPGLIDMQAFLGEPGAEHRETIATATAAAAAGGVTTIVAAPGTSPPIDDPAVVDFVLRRARDTGRVRVLPMAALTKGREGKEISEFGLLREAGAIAFCDGKRSLRNAQTMRRALTYARDFDALIIHFPEDRDLVGEGVMNDGELATRLGLAGVPKEAEAIIVDRDLRLVELTGARYHASIVANGLSLAALQEAKARGLPVTCGTTINHLTLNENDIGDYRTFLKLRPPLRHEDERRQLVEAVASGLIDVILSDHDPQDVEMKRLPFAEAEAGAVGLETMLAAGLRLVHSGDVPLPTLLRAMSTRPAEILRLEQGRLAKGVPADLIRFDPDEPFVVDPSELHSRCKNTPFDTARLQGRVKSTFVAGESVFERPDV; via the coding sequence ATGCCGACGCATGCGCCTCTCCTTTTCGTGAACGCCCGCCTCGTCGATCCCGCCTCCGGCGTGGAGACGCGCGGTGGGCTCCTCGTCCTCGACGGAAAAATCGCCGATCTCGGCCCGGCTCTGACGGCCGAATCCGCCCCGCAAGGCGCGCAAATCGTCGATTGCGCGGGCGATGTGCTCGCGCCCGGCCTCATCGACATGCAGGCCTTTCTCGGCGAGCCGGGAGCCGAGCATCGCGAGACCATAGCCACCGCGACAGCGGCGGCGGCGGCCGGCGGCGTCACCACCATTGTCGCCGCCCCCGGCACCTCGCCGCCGATCGACGATCCGGCCGTCGTGGACTTTGTGCTGCGCCGCGCCCGCGACACCGGCCGCGTCCGCGTGCTGCCCATGGCGGCGCTCACCAAAGGGCGCGAGGGCAAGGAAATCTCCGAATTCGGCCTGCTGCGCGAGGCCGGCGCCATCGCCTTCTGCGACGGCAAGCGCTCGCTGCGCAACGCCCAGACCATGCGCCGGGCTCTGACCTACGCCCGCGATTTCGACGCGCTCATCATCCATTTCCCGGAGGATCGCGATCTCGTCGGCGAGGGCGTCATGAATGACGGCGAATTGGCGACGCGGCTCGGCCTCGCCGGCGTGCCCAAGGAGGCGGAGGCCATTATCGTCGATCGCGATCTGCGCCTCGTCGAGCTGACCGGCGCGCGCTACCACGCCTCCATCGTGGCCAATGGCCTGTCGCTGGCGGCGCTTCAGGAGGCGAAGGCGCGCGGCCTGCCGGTGACGTGCGGGACCACGATCAATCATCTGACGCTCAATGAGAACGACATCGGCGACTACCGCACCTTCCTGAAGCTGCGTCCCCCGCTGCGCCATGAGGACGAGCGTCGTCAGCTGGTGGAGGCGGTGGCGAGCGGCCTCATCGACGTCATTCTCTCCGATCACGATCCGCAGGACGTCGAGATGAAGCGCCTGCCTTTCGCCGAGGCCGAGGCCGGCGCCGTCGGCCTCGAGACCATGCTGGCGGCGGGGCTGCGGCTCGTTCACTCGGGCGATGTGCCGTTGCCGACGCTGCTGCGGGCCATGTCCACGCGGCCGGCCGAGATTCTACGCCTGGAGCAGGGGCGTCTCGCCAAGGGCGTGCCGGCCGATCTCATCCGCTTCGACCCGGACGAGCCCTTCGTCGTTGATCCGTCCGAATTGCATTCCCGCTGCAAGAACACGCCCTTCGACACGGCGCGCCTGCAAGGTCGGGTGAAATCGACATTCGTCGCGGGAGAATCCGTCTTCGAGCGGCCGGACGTCTAG
- the ftsE gene encoding cell division ATP-binding protein FtsE, which yields MLTFENVGLRYGNGSEILSDLAFSITPRSFQFLTGPSGAGKTTLLKLVLLSLKPTRGRITLFGKDTETLDKDSVTDIRRRIGVVFQDFRLLEHLNLYENVALPLRVIGREEASYRAEVLELLRWVGLDERIASLPSVLSGGEKQRAAIARALIVRPELLLADEPTGNLDPTLARRLLRLFVELHKSGTSVVIATHDLALMEQYESARRLVLADGRLHVFE from the coding sequence TTGCTGACCTTCGAGAACGTCGGCCTGCGCTATGGAAACGGCAGCGAGATATTGAGCGATCTCGCTTTTTCCATCACGCCGCGCTCGTTCCAATTCCTCACCGGACCATCCGGCGCCGGCAAGACGACGCTTTTGAAGCTCGTCTTGCTGTCGCTGAAGCCGACGCGCGGGCGAATCACCCTCTTCGGCAAGGATACGGAGACGCTGGACAAGGACTCCGTCACCGACATTCGTCGGCGCATCGGCGTCGTCTTCCAGGACTTTCGCCTGCTGGAGCATCTCAATTTATATGAGAATGTCGCTCTGCCGCTGCGGGTCATCGGCCGCGAGGAGGCGAGCTATCGCGCCGAGGTGCTGGAGCTCTTGCGCTGGGTCGGCCTCGACGAGCGCATCGCCAGCCTGCCGAGCGTGCTCTCGGGCGGCGAGAAGCAGCGCGCCGCCATCGCCCGCGCGCTGATCGTGCGGCCGGAACTGCTGCTCGCCGACGAGCCGACCGGCAATCTCGACCCCACTCTGGCGCGGCGGCTGCTGCGGCTCTTCGTGGAATTGCACAAGAGCGGAACCTCGGTGGTCATCGCCACCCATGATCTGGCGCTGATGGAGCAATATGAGAGCGCGCGCCGTCTGGTGCTCGCGGATGGGCGGCTGCATGTCTTCGAATGA